The DNA segment CGTCACCTCTTGGTGCACCACTAACAACGGCTTCTTCTTCTATTCCCTACCACGCTGTACTTGAATATAATATTGTCATAAGTGGTAGTACCCTTATTTAATATGCAGTCCCCAAATTtataatatacattatctctgcaaaaaaatgctgaaaaattcaattcaattacattaaattacttttaatataaagtatgcagaagcaaaaataaaagtaaaacactatcatcaaaacattatgaaaatatttcctgATTATTTTCAGTGGATCATTTAATCAGCAGTGACTATCGCCTTATAAAGGCCTGAGGTACATAAAGAAGCAATCTTCTCTCTCCAGGTGAGAGACCCGAGCCAGGAAGCCTGCGGTCGTCTCACTTTCCTTAAAGAGTGTAAGACCATAAAAGGCCTTCCACAAACCGCCGTGTGCAACCTGAACATCACACTTCCAGCAGTGAAAAAGGTAAGGTAGCGTTGAACTCACCATTCTCTGTTGTCACCTCCATAACCATTGTCATGGTTAGGGTAGTTTCGGCCCCAATAACAGTGatagaagaaagacagagaaagacttTGGCCAAACTGCCGCCACTGtgtcttttatctgtttaaaGCTTTTCTCTATGTATATCGGTTATCTATGCAGTGGATTCTTTGTTCATTGGCTGTTTCATTATGTTCCTACCTATCTTTTGATTTGGATGACATGCTTTTGGCTGAGGGCTTTTGTGCTGAAGGCTTTTTTTGATTATCAGGCTGGCTTTTCGTGGCTTCAGTttgctgtttttgctgctgAGTGTTGGCGCtttatacttttttctttctttttttttggttattgtttgtttggtctgtgttttgtttttttttgtttttttcatttgctgagTTTGCTAAAGTGGCTTCTCTTCTCAGTTGGAGCTTCTGTCACTCACTCCTTTTTCACACCCTGATGTTTCTTTTCCCCCTGCTTTCCATGTTATGTTACTCCCCCCTCCGTTTCTGCAATGCATCTTGGGAACCAGGAAATGGAGTCAGATGCCGAGGATGAGGTAAACCACACCCTCCCCACCATGTGCTCTGCGCTAGATCTATAGTGGCCCTGCTCTGCTCATCATAGCCTTCTTTCCGCTTCTACAAGGGCAATAAAAGCTTTCCTTGTTCAAAGCAACCTTTAGCTGCTCAGTTTTGCATGACATGACATTGTAGATATGAAAACATATCTGTTTTATCCTTATCCTTTGCGCTCTACAGTATGTGATATAAGTGGCTTTGGAGTTTAGATATACTTACATTGTTCTTTAGTCAAgatttaactttattaacattaGCTTAAATTGATTATAAGTACTTATAAGGTAGAGTTTGTAGCCTTATCATGACTAACTCAAGCTAATGTGCTTAGCTTGGCAACACCTATTGTAAGCACTTAACTAAAGATTGCAGTGCAGTGATACTCCTTAAAGAAGAATTTGCTGCCATTTTATACAACTGTTTAAAATGGGCTTTGTTCTTATGTTAATACCAACTAATGCGGACTATTGGGTTTGCTTTAATTTGACATTATAAGGTCCAAATGTTGCTCATTTGGCAGCACTATACACTGTAGGGTGACCTAGAACTGATAggattttgtgttgtttactATTGTTGCAGACTGAAAAGCCAGAGCGACGTCATACCTTTGCATCCCTAGCCTTACGTAAGCGCTACAGCTATCTGGCCGAGCCTGCACTGAgtgagtttgacattttcactaACAAAACCCTTTGATGAATAATAACAATGCAAATTTTCGTGGATAAGTTAGTTTACAGCATTAACAGTTTTAATTAACCTGTAAGATGCGTTATCAATATGTAGATAGATGTGACTTACTTACTGTAATAAATGCATATTTCTCATCCTACATAACTTGCACTGTCCACATGCTTGATAACAACATGGTACATATTTTTGCATGGGTCAATGAGTGGTTTTTAAGTTTTCGTGCTGTGCTTGCTCACGTTGTGAGTTGTACTTTTTCTGGGTTTGTTTCCACTGCTGAGTTGTAGATGTCAAAATGCAGCAACATCAAAAATTTTTCTATGACTTCCCAACACAATGTGAATTGGCATTTTGGAAGGAGGTCAAAgtaaaattttatttgtttttcatttgtccCTTCTGAGTTTAAAGCTGTTTTTGGCTTTGTGATGATGTAGCAGCTTTTTTTGTGGGACAAAAATGCATGGTAGGAGGTCTTGAGTTTGAGCTCTTTCAGGtgtgtcttttcagttttttctcactctctgcttGTCACCACTTCTTGTCGACCTTGCATGACAAAATGGGAAAcacattttgtcatattttgttCGTTATGTAATAAACGGAAAATGGAAACTTCTGCAGCCCATGGCTCTATTGTATCATAGTGTCTTTGGGGAATCTGTCATTATGTAATTTTTGGACCAAACAGATAAAAGGCACTTTAAAAAGCGGATTGAAATTAGAGCCAGAATCCATACAATGTTTTAGAACATCTAAAGTCCAAAGAGAGAAGTTGTTTTGTGTTACTCCTGGAGCATTTGTCTCGccatttttctgttgtcagtTATTAGTCTACGCCATTGTCTCTGAAATTTTACTTTGCTGCTGAATGTGCTTCATTCAGTTTATTCATtacattgttgttgctgttgttgttctttgtGTCATCTTCCAGTCTTGAATCACACGGAAACACAATTGTTTCTTTTCATCCATCTTCAGACAATATTCAAATATCTTATCTCAGCACTTCgtaaaactgctgttttcctTCTTTGATACCAGGACTGCGTCACTGACcaactcttcctcctctgatctcttttctttcacatttttttttcttcctttcccttCCCCAACATAATTTTCTGTTACCTTTACTACTCCACATTCTTTGGATTATTTTTCCCATTCCTTCTTCACCATTATTTCTACAAATTCATCTGAAGAAACAGCAGTTGAGCGAAGCACAGCAGCAAGAACACTGCCTGCTGGTTACCCTCACAAACCTGTCTTTCCAACCAGACCTTACCCACCATGGTCGACTGCTCCTATTACCGTCCCTGGCCAAACAAGGCCAGGAGTGGGGGGTTCCGTCGCCTCTACCGATTCACCGGCAGGCTCACCAGCTGCTTCTCCATTGAAATCTACCTGGCCCCTCTCCTCCCCGTCACCTGCATGCCCTGCAACTATCAAAGCCACCCTTGGAGCTCCACCACCAGTACCTACCCTGTCATCCCCAGTTAAATCAATTAGCGACATAGTGTCCTCATCCCCCATCAGGTCTTACAGGACTATGCCTTCACCCATTAAAACCGTTGTCCAGCAGGGTCAATACCCTGTCCAGGCATCTGCCAGCCTTGTGTCCTCTGGAAGCCCATGTAAACCTGCCACAGATCCAGCATCCATCAAGAACCTTGCTTCGGCATACACATCAAGGACTTCCCCACTTCACTCAATATCCAATGGTCCTGTGCCAGAGAGGTCATCAGCTCCTATTACTGCTCCTGCATCGCCAAAGACACCTTACAACATGTACAATGCTAATCTGCCTTTTAAAACTGCCCTTGGGTCCACAGTTGTGACAGATGCAGTGGCACCTAACCTTCCTTCTGGTAAAAGCATATCCAGCCTGTCCTCTTTGAAAACCTCTGTAGATTCAACACTCTCATCCCGAGGAGGGAGAACATCCCTTTCGTCTCTCTCTTCAACTGGGCAGACAACCATTGCTTCCTCAGAACTGTCCATGATGAACGGATCAGTATCACCTGTCAAATATCCATCCTCTTCGTCCACGCCATCCTCCCCTTCTTCTCGTCTTATCTCTGAGAGGAGTAGCAGCCTTCAGGAGAGGATTCAGGCTACCACCCAAGCAGCAACATCTGGTGTTAGTGCAGCCATAAATGAAGCTATAGACTCATACTCAGTCTCAGGCTACGGCACTCTTAAAACACAGTCCTCCTCACGTAGATCTGCAACAGCAAGCTCTGCTTACGGTTCCATGAGATCTGTAGTTGCTTCCCCCAGTTCAGCAGTTTCATCTAATACGGTGACTGTACCTGTGTACTCATTAGTAAACGTCATCCCAGAGACCCCTGTCAAACCAGGGCCAGGGTCTCTCAAAATGGCATTGCCTGATTCCCCTCGTCCCTCATCCTCgtcatcttcctctctgtcttcctgtgttaccacatcaaaaataaattccCAATTGAAATCCCCCCCGTTCATCACACCACCTATTATCCACCCAACAGCAGCCTCCAACCAGGAAATACTAAAAGATGTAGCAGACATGAAAGAGGATCTGATCAGAATGTCAGCAAtcctacagacagacacacagacagcagccaaAACTGTCCAAACATCAAATACTGGCACTCCCAAAGAGACCAAGTTAGAGGATGAAGAGCCATTTACTCTAGttgagaaagtgaaagaagatTTAGTGAAAGTCAGTGAAATATTACAGAAAGATATCATGAGTGAAGGTAAGGCCATTGCAGGTAAAGAGAGACCCTCAGAGGATGAATGGGAGGAATTTTCCAAAGATGAGATTGAGGAGGCACAAAGAAGTACCCTCACAGACTATTACCCACTGTTTGATGAAAACACGCTCCTTCTCAAGCACCAATCCATGTCAAGCAAAGACCTAGAGTTAGCTAAAGTAGTAGACTTTTTAACAAATGACTTTGGTGCTAATTCTCTCTCCAAAATGACAGAGTTGAAATGTAAGTATGAGGAGGCGACAAAAAGGGAaggggaggaaaaacaaaaacgtgTTCTTAAACCATCTATGTCGATACAAGAGCACAAACTCAAAATGCCTCCACCAGTCTCAGGCATGCTCAGATCTCCCTCAGAGAAGGACCTAAGCAAACTTGCTGAGTCATATCAGGGGTCTGAGACTATTTTGGAATCACCTGAGGACCTGTCTCATGAGCAGGATAAAAGTCCCCTGTCAGACAGCGGGTTTGAGACCAGGAGTGAAAAGACACCCTCTGCTCCTCAGAGTGCAGAGAGCACAGGACCTAAGCCCTTATTCACAGATTCACCCATCCCTCCCTGTGTGACTGAGACCAGGACTGAAGTGGTCCACATTAGGAGCTATGAGCAGCCTGACGATCCTTGTGAGCCTCTCCTGATGGAGGAGGCAGCATCTGCCCCTCCTTCTATAGAGCCAGATCCAGCTTCAATAAGCTCTACCAAAGCCCTACAGATGAAAATGCCGGAAGAGGACTCCATGATGAACAAAAGTGTGTGTCTTAAAGAGGAAACTCATATCACCACTACCACTAGAATGGTGTATCACAAGCCACAACTGACTGATGGCGCAGAGATTAGAGAGGAGGGTATGTCGGTCAGTGATATCATGAAAGCTTTCCAGTCAGGTAGGGACCCATCTAAAGAACTGGCAGGCCTTTTTGAACACAAGGCTAGCCAGGATTCTGTCAAAGGTGATGAGCTGACTCCTAGATTTCTAGATAGAGACATTAAATCCAAACCTAAAGTCGAGAGGATAATTGAGGTTCATATCGAAAAGGGCCACAGCACAACAGAGCCAACTGAGGTTATTATCAGGGAAACCAAAAAACACCCTGAGCTTTATGTCTACAAGGGGGACCGTGGAATTAGGGAACTTACTGATTACGATGAGGCCcaacaggaagaagaggagctCACTGCTGAAGAATCCCTGCCCTCCTTCCTAGAAACATCTCGCGTTAACACCCCAGTGTCACAGGAGGAAGACAGTCGCCCAAGTTCTGCTCAATTGATGGCAGATGATTCATATAAAGCCCTGAAACTGTTGAGCCAGCACTCTATAGAGTACTGTGATGATGAGCTGTCAGAGATCAGAGGCGAGTCGTATAGGTTTGCTGAGAAAATGCTACTGTCAGAGAAACTTGATGTGTCTTCAATGTCTCACTCTGACACAGAGGATTCAGCAATGATGACTGACAAGAGCCGGCACCTAATTCATGAGGAGAATGGTAGCCGTGGCGCTGAGAGCATGAGTCAGCAGCAAGGAAGCCCCAAAAGAGAGTTTGTCTCCAAGTCATCAAAAGATGGGTCCCCTAAATCTGGTAAATTCTTGCACAGGGAGGAACCATCTCCGTTTGATAAAGTGACAGTGCTCCATTACTCCACAGATCAGGGCAGCCCCAAGCATGCTGTTTGGATGCGATTTACAGAGGATAAACATGACAGAAGCAGGGATAAGCTCCTTTATGAGGATAGGGTGGACCAAACTGTAAAGGAAGCTGAAGAAAAACTCTGTGAGGTATCTCAGTTCTTCCGTGACAAAACAGAGAAGCTCAATGATGAGTTGCAGTCCCCTGAGAAAAAGCCAATGAGACGAGAGGTAAAGGAACCCAGATCCTGGCCTAGCTCAGCATGCAGTAGCCCTGAGAAAACGCAGCAGAAATCTAAGGCAGGAGAAGAGGTGTTCAGTAAAAGCAAACTCAGGGAGCCTTCggttgttaaaatgtttgggAGCACCCcaacaactgaaaagaaaagctctAGCTTACCAAGCAGCCCCCAGAAGAGCGTTCTCTCTCATACCAGTGACgataaaattaaacaacaaactaAGACAAGTGAATCTGCACCCTCTTCTCCTGCTCATGTAAAATCAACATCGAAAGTCAGTGCTGTGAGGATGAAGTTTGAATCTGAGGCTCAGAAACAAAGTCAGTCTAGTCCAACCAAAGTTCCTCCTCCAGTGCAGCCAAAACCTTCAATAAAGAAATTACAGGAGAGCAAACTTCCCGTTTATCAGTTTTTTGCAGGAGGAAAAGCATCAAAAGTGTCTGAAGCATCAGAAGATGAAACCTTTAAAAAGGATGTTGAGCAGGATAAATGTGATGCCACAGACAGCAGTAAACCTGCTGTGATATCAACATCCAAAGCCCCAAAACATATAGGAGAAAAACTGCCGAACAAAAATATCCCAGAGGCCTCGTTGCGAAGACCAATTAGTGAAACTGAGAATGACAAAGCAACTGCTAAAGGGAAAGATGTCCATTCCAGTGTTACTCAGGAATTTAAAGAAAGCAATAAAGTCCAGAAAGTTCAGACATCTATTGTTCATGATGCTGTTAGATTACTAGAGAAAGAGAGTGATGCTAAAAAATAccaacaaattacaaaaagtgAGTCTGCTTCCAAAGAAGTAATAGCTGAGCTGCCCAAAAAAGATGGCGAGGAACCACTAAACAAAAATctcagaaaaaagacagaatctCAAATTCCTATAAGAACAGCATCCTCTACTTTAGATAATGACCtcacaaagaaacagacaatAATTAAACCTTCACAGATACCTACATTATCTAAAAGCAAAATACAGATGAGTCTTGAGACAACCCCagcaaaaacagatgaaaatctAACCTTTGAAATTCTAGATAATGCACCCAAAGACTCCAACTCCAATAATCTTCCTAGCCCTAGAGAAATGCTGGAAAATGTCATAAACCCTCCAGCTGCTACAACAACCAAAGAGAACTTCAAGGGCATCAAAACATTACCTGTTTATGTCGGTGTTCAGGtgggcaggcaggcagagagggaggccAAAGGAGCACTGTACACAGTCAAACAGAAATCAAACTCAGCAATCAGCCCCATAAGCCCAGATGATGACACACTAGAACAGGTGTCTTTCATAGACAGCTCAGGGAAAAGCCCCCTTACACCAGAGACCCCCAGCTCTGAGGAAGTCAGCTATGACCTCACAGTCAGGACACCTGATGGCTTTATGGGATTCATGCCAGGGAAACCCAGTCCCATCCTGGAGGTATCTGAGGAATCAGAGGAGGATGACCAAGGcaaagtttttttctcttttaaagaGGCCCTGCCAGAAAGGAAAACTGATATTCATGCCACCCAAGCAGACCTTGCTAATGCTAATAAGcaagaaacagaaatgaatgataACCTGCAGGAATTAACAAATAGATTCAATCAGCAAGTAACAACAGCCAATGGCGAGTATGAGGAAATTACAGGCCAGGAGCATCAAGAAGTTTCAAAAGACAAAGGTATCGCATATATTGAattccctccccctcctcctctggacTCAGCTTCAGAAATTTCAGACCCAGAAAGGAAAGGTTCCTGTGCCTCttcagagactgagacagaaatgATGGAAGTAAACTTACAGGAAGAACACGACAGGTATCTGCTGACTGAGCCAATTATACGAATCCAACCCCCTTCCCCGGTGCCTCCTGGGGAAGATGACAGTCAGTCAAACGGTGATgaaggagatgatgatgagtcaATCTTTCAACCAATTCCTTGCAAGAAATTTACTTTCAAAGTtcctgaggaggaagaggaaaagaagaaagataagGAAAAGGCGACTAAAtccaaaaaacatgacaaaaatggAAACAACAAAGAACTTAATGGTGGGACCAATGGCTCCAATGGTTCTTATGGCTCCAATGGCTCCAATGGTTCCAATGGTTCTAATGACAAAGGAGAGGACTATGAATAtgaacaaaatggaaatgatcAATCGATAACAGACTGTTCAATAGCCACAACAGCTGAATTTTCTCATGACACAGATGCAACGGAGATAGACTCCCTAGATGGATATGAACTtcaggatgaggatgatggcCTGTGTGAGCAGGCAGATTTACGGTTGTTTGGTCTTCCAGACAGCCGAAGAGATGTCTGGGCAACAGACACTTTTAGGTCCACTGACCGCTCTTTTCCCCAGACCAAACTTGAAGTTATTGAAGAGGAGAAAACCCCAGAAGAATGTCAAAAGGACACTTTCAAAAAAGATACCCCTTCAAATGGTGGTAAACCTGATGCTGTTAGTAAAGATGGGGTTACAAGTCAGGAACAAAAACCCTCAGATAAAGAGGGATTTTCAGACACTTACTTTAGTTATAAGTTAGAGGAGGAGTTTAACTCTCCCTTTAAGACTGTTGCCACTAAAGGGCTGGACTTTGACCCCTGGTCCAGTAAAGGTGGAGAAGAAGATATCGTTGACATGGGAGGGACACGGGGAAGCAATGGTGAGCCTAAGCCTTTTGGACTAGCAGTGGACGAACAGTCTCAGGCTACGACACCAGACACTACCCCAGCCCGAACACCAACAGACGATAGTACGCCGACAAGCGAGCCAAATCCATTCCCCTTCCATGAAGGGAAGATGTTTGAGATGACACGCAGTGGTGCGATTGACATGAGCAAGAGGGACATGGTGGAGGAGAGGCTCCAGTTTTTTCAGATTGGTGAGCATTACTACTCGGCGGGCAGGTACAGTGTCAGAGAATCAGAGGTAGACGCCTCCTCACAACACAGGGATCAGTTTAGTACTCAGGATCCCACAGATACCTCAATAGTTCCTCAAGTCTCCATTCAGACTACCACTGTCCAGTTAGAAATATCAAATATGGCTGGCAGTTACAGCACATGCAGAGACTCAACTTCTAACACTGAGCCTTCATTCTCCACTTTTAGAACAGGATTCAAGTTGTCATCTGATAAAACTTATGATGCATCAAATAACAGTTCTAAATGTAGAACAACAGGCACCTTTGATAATATAACCTCAGGATCAACTGTAGATAGTTCTTACTCTGTAACCTCAAACTACACAGATTGTGCTAATTTGAATACATCAGGCATGACAGATTATTATTCAAATCACAGAATTCCTTCAGGTATGTCCAAACAGAACGACCATTTGGATTGGATCTCAAAAAATCAGAACACTTGTTACCAAAGCACAGATCATTCTTTCGCACCTTCACAACAGATAAGCAATCCCCAAACATGGAGCAGCAATACCAGTAGCAACATCCCTGTTTCCCATTATGTCCATTCAGATGTCGCTCAGGCTGGCAGTATTGTGTTTAACATGTTGTCCTCCTCGGGACTGCAGGAGATCAGCAGGATAGAGGCGTCCTTCAACCAGCTAGAGGTGAACAGCAGGGAAGGCAGGGTTTGTCCtaatgtagcaataacaaacaCGGCAGCCAAAGAGGTCAAACCCCAGATATGCAAGTCCAGGTTACCAGTGAGGGTGCACAGAAGCAAACTATGCAGCCAAAGTCGAACAATAGTGAAAGACAAGGCACAAGAAAATGCTG comes from the Seriola aureovittata isolate HTS-2021-v1 ecotype China chromosome 21, ASM2101889v1, whole genome shotgun sequence genome and includes:
- the LOC130162078 gene encoding ankyrin-3-like isoform X31; its protein translation is MAHAASQLKKKADENLNAAEDEKEKKKARKRSREVKKKTDVNACYLRAARAGNLEKALDYLKNGVDINICNQNGLNALHLASKEGHVEVVAELIKQGANVDAATKKGNTALHIASLAGQSEVVKELVTHGANVNAQSQNGFTPLYMAAQENHLEVVQFLLDNGSSQSIATEDGFTPLAVALQQGHDQVVSLLLENDTKGKVRLPALHIAARKDDTKAAALLLQNDHNADVESKMMVNRTTESGFTPLHIAAHYGNINVATLLLNRGAAVDFKARNDITPLHVASKRGNSNMVRLLLERGAKIDARTKDGLTPLHCGARSGHEQVVEMLLDRGAPILSKTKNGLSPLHMATQGDHLNCVQLLLHHEVPVDDVTNDYLTALHVAAHCGHYKVAKVIVDKKANPNAKALNGFTPLHIACKKNRVKVMELLLKHGASIQAVTESGLTPIHVAAFMGHENIVHQLISHGASPNTSNVRGETALHMAARAGQSNVVRYLVQNGARVDAKAKDDQTPLHISSRLGKQDIVHQLLANGACPDATTNSGYTPLHLAAREGHRDIAAALLDQGASLGITTKKGFTPLHVAAKYGKIEVANLLLQKSAQADAAGKSGLTPLHVAAHYDNQKVALLLLNQGASPHAAAKNGYTPLHIAAKKNQMEITTTLLEYGASTNTVTRQGITPLHLAAQEGNVDIVTLLLARDAPVNMGNKSGLTPLHLAAQEDKVNVAEVLVNQGATIDPETKLGYTPLHVACHYGNVKMVNFLLKNQAKVNAKTKNGYTPLHQASQQGHTHIINLLLHHGASPNELTANGNSALSIARRLGYISVVDTLKVVTEETLTTQTVTEKHKMNVPETMNEVLDMSDDEVHKANVPEMITEEYFSDVEEEMDVGNICISYSCDDAMTGDTDKYLAPQDLRELGDDSLPQEGYMGFSVGARSQSLRSFSSDRSNTLNRSSFTRDSMMIEEMLAPNKEMMLCKERSFIVEHNKHLAVAKDFDSESLRRYSWTADALDNVNLVSSPIHSGFSSPLPQYDSRFLVSFMVDARGGSMRGSRHNGMRIIIPPRKCTAPTRITCRLVKRHKLASPPPMVEGEGLASRLVEVGPAGAQFLGPVIVEIPHFGSMRGQERELILLRSDNGETWKEHLYDCKTDDLNQLLNGMDEELDSPEELERKRICRIITKDFPQYFAVVSRIRQETNQMGPEGGTLCSRSVPLVQASFPEGALTKKIKVGLQAQPVPDDTVKKILGNRATFSPIVTVEPRRRKFHKPITMTIPVPPLSGEGLTNGYKGDCTPCLRLLCSITGGTSPAQWEDITGTTPLTFVNDCVSFTTNVSARFWLADCHQIPETVALATQLYRELICVPYMAKFVVFAKMNDPVESRLRCFCMTDDKVDKTLEQQENFEEVARSKDIEVLEGRPIYVDCYGNLAPLAKAGQQLVLNFYAFKENRLPFCVKVRDPSQEACGRLTFLKECKTIKGLPQTAVCNLNITLPAVKKEMESDAEDETEKPERRHTFASLALRKRYSYLAEPALKTAVERSTAARTLPAGYPHKPVFPTRPYPPWSTAPITVPGQTRPGVGGSVASTDSPAGSPAASPLKSTWPLSSPSPACPATIKATLGAPPPVPTLSSPVKSISDIVSSSPIRSYRTMPSPIKTVVQQGQYPVQASASLVSSGSPCKPATDPASIKNLASAYTSRTSPLHSISNGPVPERSSAPITAPASPKTPYNMYNANLPFKTALGSTVVTDAVAPNLPSGKSISSLSSLKTSVDSTLSSRGGRTSLSSLSSTGQTTIASSELSMMNGSVSPVKYPSSSSTPSSPSSRLISERSSSLQERIQATTQAATSGVSAAINEAIDSYSVSGYGTLKTQSSSRRSATASSAYGSMRSVVASPSSAVSSNTVTVPVYSLVNVIPETPVKPGPGSLKMALPDSPRPSSSSSSSLSSCVTTSKINSQLKSPPFITPPIIHPTAASNQEILKDVADMKEDLIRMSAILQTDTQTAAKTVQTSNTGTPKETKLEDEEPFTLVEKVKEDLVKVSEILQKDIMSEGKAIAGKERPSEDEWEEFSKDEIEEAQRSTLTDYYPLFDENTLLLKHQSMSSKDLELAKVVDFLTNDFGANSLSKMTELKCKYEEATKREGEEKQKRVLKPSMSIQEHKLKMPPPVSGMLRSPSEKDLSKLAESYQGSETILESPEDLSHEQDKSPLSDSGFETRSEKTPSAPQSAESTGPKPLFTDSPIPPCVTETRTEVVHIRSYEQPDDPCEPLLMEEAASAPPSIEPDPASISSTKALQMKMPEEDSMMNKSVCLKEETHITTTTRMVYHKPQLTDGAEIREEGMSVSDIMKAFQSGRDPSKELAGLFEHKASQDSVKGDELTPRFLDRDIKSKPKVERIIEVHIEKGHSTTEPTEVIIRETKKHPELYVYKGDRGIRELTDYDEAQQEEEELTAEESLPSFLETSRVNTPVSQEEDSRPSSAQLMADDSYKALKLLSQHSIEYCDDELSEIRGESYRFAEKMLLSEKLDVSSMSHSDTEDSAMMTDKSRHLIHEENGSRGAESMSQQQGSPKREFVSKSSKDGSPKSGKFLHREEPSPFDKVTVLHYSTDQGSPKHAVWMRFTEDKHDRSRDKLLYEDRVDQTVKEAEEKLCEVSQFFRDKTEKLNDELQSPEKKPMRREVKEPRSWPSSACSSPEKTQQKSKAGEEVFSKSKLREPSVVKMFGSTPTTEKKSSSLPSSPQKSVLSHTSDDKIKQQTKTSESAPSSPAHVKSTSKVSAVRMKFESEAQKQSQSSPTKVPPPVQPKPSIKKLQESKLPVYQFFAGGKASKVSEASEDETFKKDVEQDKCDATDSSKPAVISTSKAPKHIGEKLPNKNIPEASLRRPISETENDKATAKGKDVHSSVTQEFKESNKVQKVQTSIVHDAVRLLEKESDAKKYQQITKSESASKEVIAELPKKDGEEPLNKNLRKKTESQIPIRTASSTLDNDLTKKQTIIKPSQIPTLSKSKIQMSLETTPAKTDENLTFEILDNAPKDSNSNNLPSPREMLENVINPPAATTTKENFKGIKTLPVYVGVQVGRQAEREAKGALYTVKQKSNSAISPISPDDDTLEQVSFIDSSGKSPLTPETPSSEEVSYDLTVRTPDGFMGFMPGKPSPILEVSEESEEDDQGKVFFSFKEALPERKTDIHATQADLANANKQETEMNDNLQELTNRFNQQVTTANGEYEEITGQEHQEVSKDKGIAYIEFPPPPPLDSASEISDPERKGSCASSETETEMMEVNLQEEHDRYLLTEPIIRIQPPSPVPPGEDDSQSNGDEGDDDESIFQPIPCKKFTFKVPEEEEEKKKDKEKATKSKKHDKNGNNKELNGGTNGSNGSYGSNGSNGSNGSNDKGEDYEYEQNGNDQSITDCSIATTAEFSHDTDATEIDSLDGYELQDEDDGLCEQADLRLFGLPDSRRDVWATDTFRSTDRSFPQTKLEVIEEEKTPEECQKDTFKKDTPSNGGKPDAVSKDGVTSQEQKPSDKEGFSDTYFSYKLEEEFNSPFKTVATKGLDFDPWSSKGGEEDIVDMGGTRGSNGEPKPFGLAVDEQSQATTPDTTPARTPTDDSTPTSEPNPFPFHEGKMFEMTRSGAIDMSKRDMVEERLQFFQIGPQSPCERTDLRMAIVADHLGLSWTELARELDFSVDEINFIRVENPNSLTAQSFMLLKKWVHRDGKNATTDALTAVLTKINRLDIVTLLEGPIFDYGNISGTRCFADDNAVFPDQSDVPGWRGEMSDTIAESSLHGTQEGSPDSMEQPQAQADRQNGGQTDAAWEGKEKEAKKKGSQEDGSTAGPSRGREEGGDRSQHKVQGRVRAEESGSDEETTVTTRVYRRRVILKGEEAKNIPGESVTEEQFTDEDGNLVTRKVIRKVVRRVFNSEERRESESETVTEEGAGAGGVGGGVADAPSAGAAAAAAGGGGGGGGASGGKGKRRGKRSRQGHKAEKSGEEAQRGKNEPGDGANKKQGKRSQS